The genomic DNA TTGTGGAAGCAGGTTTTTTGCTACCCAGGCGCTTAAACGCAAGCTCCTGATGACGATAGGGCTTATAAGGGAGAGGAACCTCCGGGAAAAATTCCCTGTCTCCTTCAGCCTTTCTAAAAGGAAGGCCAAGATTCAAATATGGCCCCTTGAATACCTCTCCCTTTTCTTCAAGGAGCCTTTCAAGGATTCCATGAAAAAAAGGAGTGGTAATTGGAAATGTAGTATTTAAAAAATCTTTGAGCCCCTGACAAATCTGTTTTGCAAGAATTGATGGGATCATTTCAATGCACTTTTGAGGCCAAGATATCTCCTGAAAGGCTCAAAATCCCTTTCTGCATACAAAAGTGACAGACCGTGTTCAATGCAAAAGGTAGCTATGATGACATCAATGGTCTTTCGAACTGTTATTCCTTTTTTACGGAGAAAACGGAAACTTGCGGCACATTTTAAAGCAAGCTCTTTACTGCATAAGTCAAATACCACGAGACTCAAAAGCAACTCCCTGGCTGTGTTAAAATCCTTGTCTGAACGAAAACCCTGGAGAACTTCTATGAGAATCAAATCGCCTATAACTAAAATTTCTTTGCCAAGCAGTGAATGAAGGCATTCTGTTTCAGGGCTTGAGATACCATTGAAGTAATTTATCCATACACTTGAATCAACCAGTATCAATTTGAAAGCCTCATATCATCAAGATTACCTTCCCATTTCAACTTTCCCCTAAATTTTTTTATTCTTTCCTGCTGCTTTAGGGAGATCAAGGTCTTTAGGGCAAGTTCCACAGTTTCCTTTTTGGTCTTGAGACCTGTAAGTCTCAAGGCAACTGACATCAGCTCATCATCTATATCGATATTTGTCCTCATCCCGACCTCCATGTGTATATGAATATAAAATCATACACATGATGACAGTCACCTTACTTTTTGTCAACGGCGAAGTCCATACAGTGCAAGCTCATTCACCCGGACAGATATTGACTTTACGATAGCATCATATAAAATTGAGACCATCCATACGATGGGAGCGTAAAAATAGTGGAGACTCTTTTATTCCGTTTCAATCCGTGGTGGGAATCATATAACTGGCCAGACTTCGTT from Dissulfuribacter thermophilus includes the following:
- the vapC gene encoding type II toxin-antitoxin system VapC family toxin; protein product: MILVDSSVWINYFNGISSPETECLHSLLGKEILVIGDLILIEVLQGFRSDKDFNTARELLLSLVVFDLCSKELALKCAASFRFLRKKGITVRKTIDVIIATFCIEHGLSLLYAERDFEPFRRYLGLKSALK
- a CDS encoding type II toxin-antitoxin system VapB family antitoxin yields the protein MRTNIDIDDELMSVALRLTGLKTKKETVELALKTLISLKQQERIKKFRGKLKWEGNLDDMRLSN